In Deltaproteobacteria bacterium, the genomic window CAGAGCCTTTATCTATATTGGCCCCCCAGTTGAAAAAGACCATGACCATGGAAAAGCCTTCCTTCGATGTTGACTGAATGTACGATACATTGTTTACAGCAGACACCGCTTTTTCCATGGGATACGTTATTGCCTGCTCGACGTCAGCGGGGCTTGCACCCGGGAACAGGGTTCCGATTACGACGACAGGCATTGTTATGTTGGGGAACACGTCTATAGGCAGCTTGTTGACACTCGTTGCACCGAGCACGATCACGGCTATTGCAAGCATTAATATGGATATGGGATTTTTAAGGGCAAATTTAGACAGCGGCATTTACATTACACCTTTCCATGCTTGTTCTTGTTGTACCTCTACCTTCTGGCCGTCATGTATGGTATCCTCTCCCTGGACGACAATCTCAGCGGATATGCTTACCCCGTTCTTAACTTCAACCATGCCGCCGGATTCTATGCCCTCCTCAATAGAAACGAGTTTTGCAATACCCTGAGAAACAACATAAATGCTTTTATGGTCATTCGTTTTTAAGACACATGAAACAGGCACGGCAAGTATGTTTTTATGCATCTCGTAAACTATATTGACCTTTGAAAACATGCCAGGTTTAAGAATATGCCGGGGGTTTGCTATGTCAACCTCTGCAGCCATTGTTCTTGTTACAGGGTCAAGGGCAGGGGCAATACGGGTTATTCTGCCGTTGAATATCTTGTCGGGATAAGCATCCGTTACAGTTGTCACAGGCATGCCCGTATGGACTTCCGCTACACTATGTTCCGGGATATTGATCATGATCTTTACCGTGTTTATGTCGACAAGTACAAGCAGCGGGTTTGCAGGGACCATCTGTGTTGAACCCGGTATGAGCGTTCCGGGATCGACATACCTGGATGCAATATAACCGCTGAACGGTGCGCGGATGACAGCGTAGCTCAAATTGAGTGCCGCGAGGTTTTTTGCCGCCTCTGTGACATCAAAGTTTGTTTTTGCCATATCAAGATCGTTTTGTGCAATGAGTTGTTTTTTGATGAGCTTCTTGGCCCGTTCATACTGAATGCTTGCGTACTCAAAGCTTGCGTTTGCCTGTTGATACTGATCCTGCAGATCCTGATAGTTTATAACGGCGAGAACTTGGCCCTTTTTAACGCTGTCTCCTATATCCACCGGGAGCTTTTCAAGGTACCCGCCGACGCGTGCAAAGATGCTCGCCTGCCGGAACGCCATAATACTGCCTGTGAGTATTATAACCTTTTTTAAGGTCACCTTCCGTGGATGTGCGACCGTTACCAGAGTCGTTACTGTGGTTTTAACCTGGTTTTTCTTCGTGCTCTTTATTCTGATAACAACTATCACCAGCAGCACCAGAATGCCTATTATTGCAATCAACAGTTTTCTATTCTTCATGTCCTTTTGTTCCTTTTTTAGATATTCGTTTACGGTATCAAGATACAAACCGCTGTATCAATAAACTTGAACATACATTCAATTTATGAACGGCGGTTTTTAATTTATTCACAAGGGAATAAATGTCAAGCCTTTTGAAAGTAAAGGATTGCGCAAAAACATTATAAGAGAGTTAACCGGGAAATGTATTTGAAAAAGATTGGGTTAGTAATGTTGATTTTTTATTGTTTGGGCAGACCTGTGTGTCTGCAGAAATAAAAAGGGTAGGTTTCAAGCCCGCCCTTTTATGAGATTATGCAGATACGTATAGATTACAGAAAAATTCCTCGTAATGACATACAGGGGCTTTTTCAACAGACTGTTGATATTGGACAAAATGATTTGAAAATTTCCGGCTTATACCAGCTGCTTTGAGGCATCACTTAAAAGGATTGAGCTTGAATAATAGCTCCGGGTCTATGCGGCTGTTAAGTATTCTTAAGCCAAAATGTAAGTCAGAACCTGTTGTTCTTCCTGTGTCTCCGAGATAGCCTATTACCTGGCCTTTTTTAACCGGCTCTTTATTCTTTACGGCATATTTTTCAAGATGAAAATACATTGAATAAATACCCTGACCGTGATTTATTAAAATACTATTGCCGCCGAAGAATGTGTTGCCTCTAAAACAGACCAGCCCGTTATTTGCAGCAACAACCGGTGTGCCTTTTTTTGCGGCGATATCAATGCCGGTGTGCGGTGAACGAGGTTCTCCATTAAGGAATCTTTTAACCCCGAATATCGTTGTTATGATCCCTCTAACCGGTATTATGAATCTGCCTTTCCATAATTTTTTCGTCCTGTCGTTTTCAAATATACGGTCTAACTCTGCCTGCTCTCTTAAGGCCCTTTTTAATTCATCCGGTTTAAGATTCACCATCCGCTGCGGAAGTTTTAAGTACTGTGTCGGGTAAGCATAGGATTGGATTGTTACGGAATCTGATGCTACCGGAGATGTGATCCCTCCGGCATAAAGATAAATATGGTTTTCTCCTGCCGGATGAGCAAGGTCAACGCCGAGGAATACGGCCGTATTGGTGCTGTCTGTTATATTAAGTGATTCCTTACCAAATCTAATCCTGTATAGCGTATCAGGGTTCAAACCATAAATATTGAGGATCATGGGACTCCCCGGGTGCAATAACTTCGGGGTAACAGCCATTTTTACCGGTTGAAACTGCAAAGCAGTAAAGAGTATAAATGCGATAAAATTATTCATATGGTTTAAAGATGTACAAGGAAAAGAAAAAATTATCAACAGAAATATGTGCTAACGCTGAAATCGCATTTAAAATTAGGCAGTGTTGTTAGCATCAAATGCTTGCATAACTCAGCACTGTAAATATAATAGTCGTATGAATGATGTTAAGATCATATCAATTGGCAGGGAACTGATAACGGGCCGCACGGTAGACACCAACTCTAATTATCTTGCAAGGCAAATAACGCTCCTTGGTGCAGCGGTTTCAAGCGTATATGTCATCGATGACGTATTATCTGATATAGTAAAAACTTTAAAGTTTTCATTAAAACAAAAGCCCGCATTAATAATAACTACAGGAGGGCTTGGTCCAACACGGGATGATATGACCTTAAAGGGCGTGGCAAAGGCACTTGGCAAAAGGCTTGAAGGAAATAAGCGGGCACTTACAATGATAAGGAAGAGGTACGATATGCTTTACAGACAAGGGCTTTTGCATACAGCCGGGTTAAATGAAGCAAGGATAAAGATGTCAATACTGCCATCGGGTGCAAAGCCTATTACAAATCCTGCAGGAACAGCACCAGGTGTTCTCATTCATCATGGGGAAACGGCAATCTTTTGCCTGCCCGGAGTACCGTCCGAGATGAAAGGCATTTTTGAAATGCATATATACGGATGGATCA contains:
- a CDS encoding efflux RND transporter periplasmic adaptor subunit produces the protein MKNRKLLIAIIGILVLLVIVVIRIKSTKKNQVKTTVTTLVTVAHPRKVTLKKVIILTGSIMAFRQASIFARVGGYLEKLPVDIGDSVKKGQVLAVINYQDLQDQYQQANASFEYASIQYERAKKLIKKQLIAQNDLDMAKTNFDVTEAAKNLAALNLSYAVIRAPFSGYIASRYVDPGTLIPGSTQMVPANPLLVLVDINTVKIMINIPEHSVAEVHTGMPVTTVTDAYPDKIFNGRITRIAPALDPVTRTMAAEVDIANPRHILKPGMFSKVNIVYEMHKNILAVPVSCVLKTNDHKSIYVVSQGIAKLVSIEEGIESGGMVEVKNGVSISAEIVVQGEDTIHDGQKVEVQQEQAWKGVM
- a CDS encoding M23 family metallopeptidase, whose amino-acid sequence is MNNFIAFILFTALQFQPVKMAVTPKLLHPGSPMILNIYGLNPDTLYRIRFGKESLNITDSTNTAVFLGVDLAHPAGENHIYLYAGGITSPVASDSVTIQSYAYPTQYLKLPQRMVNLKPDELKRALREQAELDRIFENDRTKKLWKGRFIIPVRGIITTIFGVKRFLNGEPRSPHTGIDIAAKKGTPVVAANNGLVCFRGNTFFGGNSILINHGQGIYSMYFHLEKYAVKNKEPVKKGQVIGYLGDTGRTTGSDLHFGLRILNSRIDPELLFKLNPFK
- a CDS encoding molybdopterin-binding protein; translation: MNDVKIISIGRELITGRTVDTNSNYLARQITLLGAAVSSVYVIDDVLSDIVKTLKFSLKQKPALIITTGGLGPTRDDMTLKGVAKALGKRLEGNKRALTMIRKRYDMLYRQGLLHTAGLNEARIKMSILPSGAKPITNPAGTAPGVLIHHGETAIFCLPGVPSEMKGIFEMHIYGWIKTHISNGVWFEKMINVNNHDESILRRFIDRTAQMYPEVYIKSSPAGFDKVKSLDVFFTSTGKNKAYVQSRVNKAMKMLKSLIRDQ